A DNA window from Acropora palmata chromosome 12, jaAcrPala1.3, whole genome shotgun sequence contains the following coding sequences:
- the LOC141860144 gene encoding uncharacterized protein LOC141860144 produces the protein MFLHNFWIMDASVSALVFLSAIYGEKMRRTGQPAHVSKSLEGTKADHQEITATKPPHLQKKELHFVQYLCLNFSYFAAMGLTVVILQYFPSVMIALQHIAVMGFIVIAFAQWIPFKIGYLLGITFGTVWLFSVRTQFRWIINNLIITMFAFLSSHVQFRNFAFLQIFLWTALVYDVCLLAQMNQAPQVLSIGECGNLLCKLFEMNSNWELPSMFTVCFGENESYVYLGTGDIIIGSIVANFAMSFFKSSKCLIGVVASYSTAIGLLSRVENDRPYPALISIVPVCSFALVGCAVVCRKTKRLFSLNNKDCGDDLRREEDFIVI, from the coding sequence ATGTTCCTTCACAATTTCTGGATCATGGACGCGTCAGTCAGCGCTCTGGTTTTTCTAAGTGCTATTTATGGTGAAAAAATGCGACGAACTGGACAACCAGCGCATGTGTCGAAGAGCTTGGAGGGCACCAAAGCGGATCATCAAGAAATCACAGCGACAAAACCGCCTCATTTACAGAAGAAAGAACTTCACTTTGTGCAATATTTATGTCTTAACTTTTCGTACTTCGCCGCAATGGGTCTAACCGTTGTAATTCTACAATATTTTCCTTCCGTTATGATCGCCTTGCAACATATCGCCGTTATGGGTTTTATTGTCATCGCGTTTGCGCAATGGATTCCGTTTAAGATAGGGTACCTTCTAGGTATCACATTTGGTACCGTGTGGTTGTTCTCCGTGAGAACTCAGTTCCGATGGATCATTAACAACTTGATAATCACAATGTTTGCTTTCCTTTCGAGTCATGTGCAGTTCCGAAACTTTGCTTTCTTACAGATATTTCTGTGGACTGCGCTTGTCTACGACGTCTGCCTTCTCGCACAGATGAACCAAGCTCCTCAGGTGTTAAGCATTGGCGAATGCGGAAACCTTCTTTGTAAGTTATTTGAAATGAACAGTAACTGGGAACTTCCTTCAATGTTTACTGTTTGCTTTGGCGAGAACGAGAGTTACGTTTATCTTGGAACTGGCGATATCATCATCGGATCCATTGTAGCAAACTTTGCAATGTCATTTTTCAAGTCTTCCAAGTGCCTGATTGGAGTGGTTGCAAGTTATTCCACTGCAATTGGGCTTTTGAGTCGGGTGGAAAATGACCGACCGTATCCCGCGTTGATCTCTATCGTACCTGTGTGTTCTTTTGCGCTCGTTGGATGCGCAGTTGTctgcaggaaaacaaaacgattATTCTCGTTGAACAACAAGGATTGCGGTGATGATTTACGCAGAGAAGAGGATTTTATTGTCATTTGA